A single Lactuca sativa cultivar Salinas chromosome 8, Lsat_Salinas_v11, whole genome shotgun sequence DNA region contains:
- the LOC111896102 gene encoding protein TRANSPORT INHIBITOR RESPONSE 1 codes for MGFSFPEDLLEHVFSFITSDKDRNAVSLVCKSWYEIERWCRRRVFIGNCYAVSPGIVIRRFPDLKSVELKGKPHFADFNLVPDGWGGYVYPWIVEFSRAYPWLEEIKLKRMVVTDESLELISKSFKSFKVLVLSSCEGFSTDGLAAIAANCRNLKVLDLRESEVEELSGHWLSHFPDSFTTLESLNIACLGSEVSFSALEHLVARSPNLKTLRLNRAVPLDKLSTLLHRAPQLVEFGTGAYSAETRPSVYSSLAEAFSHCKELKDLSGFWDAVPSYLPAIYPVCSRLTSLNLSYSPIQSPDITKIITQCPNLQRLLVLDYIEDAGLNALAMSCKNLQELRVFPSEPYVMNSNVSLTEQGLVSVCEGCPKLQSVLYFCRQMSNSALFSIARARPNLTCFRLCIIEPQAPDYLTFEPLDSGFGAIVEHCKDLTRLSLSGFLTDRVFEYIGAHGKKLKMLSLAFAGDSDLGLHHVLSGCERLSKLEIRDCPFGDKALLGNAAKLETMRSLWMSSCSVSFGACKLLGEKMGRVNVEVMDESDYLELDSKSDGCLVEKLYVYRTVSGPRDDMPPFIYTMGQDSAYRLN; via the exons ATGGGATTCTCGTTTCCGGAGGATCTGTTGGAACATGTTTTCTCGTTCATAACCTCTGATAAGGACAGGAATGCCGTTTCATTGGTGTGCAAGTCGTGGTACGAGATCGAGCGGTGGTGCCGGAGGAGGGTTTTCATTGGGAACTGTTACGCTGTGAGCCCGGGGATTGTGATTAGGAGGTTTCCGGACTTGAAATCGGTGGAGTTGAAAGGGAAACCGCATTTTGCGGATTTTAATTTGGTTCCGGATGGTTGGGGAGGATATGTTTACCCATGGATCGTTGAGTTTTCAAGAGCGTACCCTTGGTTAGAGGAGATAAAGCTTAAGCGGATGGTAGTCACTGATGAGAGCTTGGAGTTGATTTCCAAGTCTTTTAAGAGCTTTAAGGTTTTAGTTCTGTCTTCATGCGAGGGTTTCAGTACCGATGGACTCGCTGCCATTGCCGCTAATTGCAG AAATTTAAAAGTACTAGATTTGCGCGAGAGTGAAGTGGAGGAGCTAAGTGGACATTGGTTAAGTCACTTCCCTGATAGTTTCACCACATTGGAATCTCTTAACATAGCTTGCTTGGGTTCTGAGGTAAGTTTCTCAGCCCTTGAGCACCTGGTTGCCCGCTCACCCAACTTAAAGACTCTTCGACTCAACCGTGCTGTACCCCTTGACAAGCTCTCCACACTTCTACACAGAGCCCCACAGCTGGTTGAGTTTGGCACAGGTGCCTATTCTGCAGAAACTCGACCCAGTGTGTATTCAAGTTTAGCAGAAGCTTTCTCACATTGCAAAGAGCTTAAAGACCTTTCTGGGTTTTGGGATGCTGTTCCTTCATATCTCCCAGCCATTTATCCCGTTTGTTCTAGGCTCACTTCATTGAACTTGAGCTATTCCCCTATTCAAAGCCCTGATATCACCAAAATCATAACTCAGTGCCCTAATCTCCAGCGTCTATTGGTACTGGATTACATTGAGGATGCTGGGCTTAATGCCCTTGCTATGTCATGTAAGAACCTACAAGAGCTAAGGGTGTTCCCTTCTGAACCTTATGTAATGAATTCAAATGTCTCCTTAACAGAACAAGGCCTTGTTTCTGTTTGTGAAGGGTGCCCTAAGCTTCAGTCAGTTCTCTACTTCTGTAGACAAATGTCAAATTCTGCATTGTTCAGCATTGCTAGGGCACGTCCTAACTTAACATGCTTTCGTCTATGCATTATCGAACCCCAAGCCCCTGATTACCTCACATTTGAACCACTGGATTCCGGTTTCGGAGCCATAGTAGAACACTGTAAGGACCTCACACGTCTTTCATTATCCGGTTTCCTTACAGATCGTGTGTTCGAGTACATTGGGGCACATGGTAAGAAGTTAAAGATGCTTTCTTTAGCTTTTGCTGGCGATAGTGATTTAGGGTTGCATCATGTTTTATCGGGGTGTGAGAGGTTAAGTAAGTTGGAGATTAGGGATTGCCCTTTTGGggataaggctttgttgggtaatGCTGCTAAGCTGGAGACAATGCGATCCCTTTGGATGTCTTCATGTTCAGTTAGTTTTGGAGCGTGTAAATTGCTTGGTGAAAAGATGGGTAGGGTTAATGTTGAGGTTATGGATGAGAGTGATTACTTGGAGTTGGATTCAAAGTCGGATGGTTGTTTAGTTGAAAAGCTTTATGTATATCGAACAGTCTCGGGTCCAAGGGATGACATGCCTCCCTTTATATACACAATGGGTCAAGACTCTGCATACAGGTTGAATTAA